Proteins from one Ranitomeya variabilis isolate aRanVar5 chromosome 1, aRanVar5.hap1, whole genome shotgun sequence genomic window:
- the LOC143798942 gene encoding olfactory receptor 11A1-like has product MDNSKTLDWKFYLQGFQDIHNGKTLIFLFFLMIYVSALAGNTLIITAVITSPTLHSPMYFFICNLSFGEIIFTSNIIPNMLGAVLTEDGTISVEGCFTQIFILGYITVTECLLLTIMSYDRYLAICIPLQYYTIMDPKLCRNLSIGAWAGGLILSIASCSLIYILTFCGPYIVDHYFCDYLLVLKLSCSDTTMVDLESKVLSALVTLPSFIFICFTYFCIIKTIIKIPSSTSKQKAISTCSSHLSVVSMYYGSLIAIYVAPNQGHLYNINKILSLLYTIVTPISNPIIYSLRNQEIKNSFAKIIRWLFSRDNIKVGKIK; this is encoded by the coding sequence ATGGATAATAGCAAGACACTAGACTGGAAATTTTACCTTCAAGGATTTCAAGACATCCATAATGGCAAGACGCTCATTTTCCTATTTTTTCTGATGATATATGTTTCAGCATTAGCAGGAAATACATTGATTATTACTGCTGTTATTACTAGTCCTACCCTTCACTCTCCAATGTATTTCTTCATTTGTAACCTCTCATTTGGTGAAATCATATTCACTTCTAACATCATTCCGAATATGCTTGGTGCCGTATTGACAGAGGATGGCACGATATCCGTGGAAGGATGTTTCACTCAGATATTCATACTTGGTTATATCACTGTAACAGAATGCCTTCTTCTCACTATAATGTCCTATGATCGCTACCTCGCTATCTGCATCCCACTCCAATACTACACAATTATGGATCCCAAGCTCTGCAGGAATCTCTCCATAGGCGCATGGGCTGGAGGGTTAATATTATCCATTGCATCATGTTCCCTTATATATATCCTTACGTTCTGCGGGCCCTATATAGTTGATCATTATTTTTGTGATTATCTGCTGGTTTTAAAATTATCCTGTTCAGACACTACAATGGTTGACCTAGAATCAAAAGTATTGTCTGCTTTGGTTACACTACCATCTTTTATTTTCATCTGTTTCACTTATTTCTGTATTATCAAAACCATCATTAAAATTCCCTCAAGTACCAGCAAACAGAAAGCCATATCTACATGCAGCTCTCACCTATCAGTTGTGTCTATGTATTATGGGTCACTGATTGCAATATATGTTGCCCCAAATCAAGGACATTTGTACAACATCAACAAAATACTTTCATTACTCTACACTATAGTGACGCCAATATCAAACCCAATTATATACAGCTTACGAAATCAAGAAATTAAAAATTCATTTGCCAAGATCATCAGATGGCTATTCTCCAGAGATAATATCAAGGTTGGTAAAATCAAGTAA